The following proteins come from a genomic window of Chiroxiphia lanceolata isolate bChiLan1 chromosome 28, bChiLan1.pri, whole genome shotgun sequence:
- the RNF122 gene encoding RING finger protein 122 isoform X1 codes for MPPFQWCHGCSCSLGLVYPSKPCTMPPLTFQDLPLNIYMVIFGTGIFIFVLSLIFCCYFISKLRHQAQSERFGYKEVVLKGDARRLNVHGQTCAVCLEDFRAKEELGVLPCQHAFHRKCLVKWLEVRCVCPMCNKPMAGPAQPRAGIGTLLDELV; via the exons ATGCCTCCGTTCCAGTGGTGCCACG ggtgctcctgcagcctggggctggTTTACCCCAGTAAACCCTGCACGATGCCGCCCCTCACCTTCCAGGACCTGCCCCTCAACATCTACATGGTCATTTTTGGCACTGGCATCTTCATCTTCGTGCTCAGCCTCATCTTCTGCTGCTACTTCATCAG CAAACTGCGGCACCAGGCGCAGAGCGAGCGCTTCGGGTACAAGGAG gTGGTTTTGAAGGGTGATGCCCGGAGGCTGAACGTGCACGGG CAGACCTGCGCCGTGTGCCTGGAGGATTTCAGGGccaaggaggagctgggggtgctgccGTGCCAGCACGCCTTCCACAGGAA GTGCCTGGTGAAGTGGCTGGAGGTGCGCTGCGTGTGCCCCATGTGCAACAAGCCCATGGCTGGCCCGGCTCAGCCCCGTGCCGGCATCGGGACCCTCCTGGATGAGCTGGTgtga
- the TTI2 gene encoding TELO2-interacting protein 2, translating into MDVSGLRAKEGPEQPPPGPSVPSAEQVLLQARLSLSGGPGALRELLEAADPRWLLLGPGSPAALGELAAALGESAAPPGREQDGSEPPGRGKEHAAAAERAQQVGAVFALLLKKLEDARRSQECPGAPAVGPALRRVLGHIYVFAVTHLEERPWTTERSRAVARELLEMLVRAAGCASVAEFLRGKDEDEEGGFGAVMGLLKQELTKDTWKRNPATKHVFCWTLPHVTRPWLGPHLERVLPPSLLISDDFQEENKVLGVRCLHHIVLNVPGADLCQFNRAQVVFHALYNHLYSREAPLIQAVLLCLLDLLPILERSQRHQGHQGQVRPRSQCDEVLQLVLTHMEGEHRLALRRVYGGILPAFVRRLGILVVWHLKRLERVILGYLEVSDGPEEEARLGILETLQCTIEHAWPRMPCRLPVLLKALLRLIWDVHTDPGPTPEPVRATLLQRATQCLILLDHCSRGQVKVLLEGVYSSCEENRVRECIRKVQEST; encoded by the exons ATGGATGTCAGTGGCCTGAGGGCGAAGGAGGGTCCCGAGCAGCCGCCGCCGGGCCCCTCGGTCCCCTCGGCcgagcaggtgctgctgcaggccCGGCTGTCGCTGTCCGGTGGCCCCGGAGccctcagggagctgctggaggcgGCGGACCCGCGGTGGCTCCTCCTCGGGCCCGGCAGCCCCGCGGCGCTGGGCGAGCTGGCGGCCGCGCTGGGCGAGTCGGCGGCTCCCCCGGGGCGGGAGCAGGACGGGTCGGAGCCCCCCGGCCGGGGCAAGGAGCACGCTGCTGCGGCAGAGAGGGCACAGCAGGTGGGCGCCGTGTTTGCGCTCCTGCTGAAGAAGCTGGAGGATGCCCGGAGGAGCCAGGAATGCCCCGGGGCGCCCGCGGTGGGTCCCGCGCTGCGCCGTGTGCTGGGACACATCTACGTCTTCGCTGTCACACACCTCGAGGAGCGGCCCTGGACCACCGAGAGGAGCCGGGCGGTGGcccgggagctgctggagatgcTGGTCCGGGCCGCAGGCTGCGCGTCCGTGGCGGAATTCCTGCGGGGaaaggatgaggatgaggaaggagggTTTGGAGCCGTGATGGGGCTCCTGAAACAGGAGTTAACCAA GGACACCTGGAAGCGCAACCCTGCCACCAAACACGTGTTCTGCTGGACGCTGCCCCACGTCACCCGGCCCTGGCTGGGCCCTCACCTGGAGCGGGTCCTGCCGCCCTCACTGCTCATCTCCGACGACTTCCAGGAGGAGAACAAAGTGCTGGGAGTGCGGTGCCTGCACCACATCGTCCTCAACGTG CCAGGTGCAGATCTGTGCCAGTTCAACAGGGCCCAGGTGGTGTTCCACGCCCTCTACAACCACCTCTACTCCCGGGAGGCTCCTCTCATCCAG gcagtgctgctgtgcctgctggacCTGCTGCCCATCCTGGAGCGATCCCAGAGGCACCAGGGGCACCAGGGCCAGGTGAGACCCCGCTCCCAGTGCGACGAGGTGCTGCAGCTGGTCCTGACACACATGGAGGGGGAGCATCGGCTGGCGCTGAGGAGGGTCTACGGGGGGATCCTGCCCGCCTTCGTCAGGAG ACTCGGCATCCTGGTGGTGTGGCACCTGAAGAGGCTGGAGCGAGTCATCCTGGGCTACCTGGAAGTCTCTGATGGCCCTGAGGAAGAAGCCAGACTGGGAATACTGGAGACACTGCAGTGCACCATAGAGCACGCCTGGCCCAG GATGCCCTGCAGGCTCCCCGTGCTCCTCAAAGCCCTGCTGAGGCTGATCTGGGACGTTCACACGGACCCGGGCCCGACGCCGGAGCCCGTCAGAGCCACcctgctccaaagggccaccCAGTGCCTCATCCTGCTGGATCACTGCTCCAGAGGGCAGGTGAAG gtgctgctggaaggggtgTACAGCAGCTGTGAGGAGAACCGTGTGCGGGAATGCATCAGGAAGGTGCAGGAGAGCACGTGA
- the DUSP26 gene encoding dual specificity protein phosphatase 26: protein MAFLSRFYRASSRSPSRAPREERGGHPILSVFELERLLYTGKTACNHADEVWPGLYLGDQDIASNRRELAQLRITHVLNASHSKWRGGAEYYEGTGIRYLGIEAHDSPSFDMSPYFYPAADFIHQALNEGRILVHCAVGVSRSATLVLAYLMIRHHMPLVEAIKTVKDHRGIIPNRGFLRQLVALDNALRLKRSS from the exons ATGGCCTTCCTGTCCAGGTTCTacagggccagcagcaggtccccCAGCCGGGCCCCGCGGGAGGAGCGCGGGGGACACCCCATCCTCAGCGTCTTCGAGCTGGAGAGGCTCCTGTACACGGGCAAGACGGCCTGTAACCACGCTGATGAGGTGTGGCCAGGACTCTACCTGGGAGACCA GGATATAGCCTCCAACCGGCGGGAGCTGGCCCAGCTGCGCATCACCCACGTGCTCAACGCCTCCCACAGCAAGTGGAGGGGGGGGGCCGAGTACTATGAGGGCACCGGGATCCGCTACCTGGGCATCGAGGCCCACGACTCGCCCTCCTTCGACATGAGCCCCTACTTCTACCCTGCTGCTGACTTCATCCACCAGGCCCTGAATGAAG GGAGGATCCTCGTGCACTGCGCTGTCGGGGTGAGCAGGTCGGCCACCTTGGTCCTCGCCTACCTCATGATCCGCCACCACATGCCCCTCGTAGAAGCCATAAAGACGGTCAAGGACCACCGTGGCATCATCCCCAACCGCGGCTTCCTGCGCCAGCTGGTGGCCCTGGACAATGCCCTGAGGCTGAAGAGGAGCtcctga
- the RNF122 gene encoding RING finger protein 122 isoform X2 — MPPFQWCHGCSCSLGLVYPSKPCTMPPLTFQDLPLNIYMVIFGTGIFIFVLSLIFCCYFISKLRHQAQSERFGYKEVVLKGDARRLNVHGTCAVCLEDFRAKEELGVLPCQHAFHRKCLVKWLEVRCVCPMCNKPMAGPAQPRAGIGTLLDELV, encoded by the exons ATGCCTCCGTTCCAGTGGTGCCACG ggtgctcctgcagcctggggctggTTTACCCCAGTAAACCCTGCACGATGCCGCCCCTCACCTTCCAGGACCTGCCCCTCAACATCTACATGGTCATTTTTGGCACTGGCATCTTCATCTTCGTGCTCAGCCTCATCTTCTGCTGCTACTTCATCAG CAAACTGCGGCACCAGGCGCAGAGCGAGCGCTTCGGGTACAAGGAG gTGGTTTTGAAGGGTGATGCCCGGAGGCTGAACGTGCACGGG ACCTGCGCCGTGTGCCTGGAGGATTTCAGGGccaaggaggagctgggggtgctgccGTGCCAGCACGCCTTCCACAGGAA GTGCCTGGTGAAGTGGCTGGAGGTGCGCTGCGTGTGCCCCATGTGCAACAAGCCCATGGCTGGCCCGGCTCAGCCCCGTGCCGGCATCGGGACCCTCCTGGATGAGCTGGTgtga